A single region of the Epinephelus moara isolate mb chromosome 16, YSFRI_EMoa_1.0, whole genome shotgun sequence genome encodes:
- the spryd4 gene encoding SPRY domain-containing protein 4: MAMAANAARLCRLAGRSITSLSVTTHRRAVSLQARRCYTATPAGNNLQFRLDERTAHSSLDLFKKNTGVIYRMLGLDPSHVQDNPERFRDWAVVFGDEKISSGRHYWEVTVKKSQEFRLGVAEAGMSREDCVGTNSSSWVFGYAQRKWFAMTNNKIVPVTLVGKPDRIGILLDYEAGILGLVDIKKPKIIHTVRARFKTPLCPAFGLWDGELLTHSGLEEPEGLK; encoded by the exons ATGGCGATGGCCGCTAATGCAGCCCGTCTCTGTCGCCTGGCAGGACGGAGTATCACCTCCCTGTCGGTCACCACACACAGGCGAGCTGTCAGCCTGCAAGCCAGGAGATGCTATACTGCCACACCAGCGGGGAACA ATCTTCAGTTCAGGCTTGATGAGCGAACAGCTCACAGCAGTCTTGACCTCTTCAAGAAAAATACTGGCGTCATCTACCGCATGCTGGGCCTGGACCCCAGCCACGTGCAGGACAACCCAGAACGTTTCCGAGACTGGGCCGTGGTGTTTGGCGACGAGAAGATCAGCAGCGGCCGACACTACTGGGAGGTGACAGTCAAAAAGTCTCAGGAGTTTCGTCTGGGTGTGGCTGAGGCCGGGATGTCCAGAGAGGACTGTGTTGGCACCAACAGCTCCTCCTGGGTGTTTGGATACGCTCAGCGCAAGTGGTTCGCCATGACCAATAATAAAATAGTTCCCGTGACACTGGTGGGCAAACCAGACCGCATAGGCATTCTGCTCGACTATGAAGCAGGCATCCTGGGGCTGGTGGACATCAAAAAACCCAAAATCATTCACACCGTAAGGGCCCGGTTCAAAACACCCCTCTGCCCCGCTTTTGGACTTTGGGATGGGGAGCTGCTCACACACTCAGGTCTGGAGGAGCCTGAAGGCCTGAAGTGA